A section of the Cydia splendana chromosome 1, ilCydSple1.2, whole genome shotgun sequence genome encodes:
- the LOC134806782 gene encoding MYG1 exonuclease, whose amino-acid sequence MLKKSFKLLHPILYRTSPKSCSFPITRSLSVSKLLFNNMKIGTHDGVFHCDEVLACFMLKQLPQYKDAEIVRTRDPEKLKTCDIVVDVGAEFDHESKRYDHHQREFNETLSSLRPEFGDKYKIKLSSAGLVYAYYGEDVIQTIAPKEVPLQSEDLRIIYKKVYENFIEEIDAIDNGVPMTSEEPKYKIRTHLSARVGRLNPEWNSSATVDLDEVFKKAMKLVSEEFLYTTNYFISVWLPARDYVKSAIESRFEVHKSGQILEYTERFPWKEHLFDLETEMGLGHEIKYVLFNDKPNSWRVQAVPQNPTSFLTRKPLHKDWWGVRDELLSDVAAIPDCIFCHSTGFIGGNATREGALKMAIASLEA is encoded by the exons ATGTTAAAGAAATCATTTAAACTTTTACACCCCATTTTATACCGTACTTCTCCAAAATCGTGTTCTTTTCCCATTACGCGTTCACTTTCTGTTAGTAAATTGCTTTTTAATAACATGAAG ATCGGAACCCATGATGGCGTCTTCCATTGCGACGAGGTTCTGGCGTGCTTCATGCTCAAGCAGCTGCCGCAGTACAAGGACGCCGAGATCGTGCGCACCAGAGACCCGGAGAAGCTGAAGACTTGCGACATCGTGGTTGATGTTGGCGCGGAGTTCGACCATGAGTCGAAGCGGTACGATCATCATCAGAGAGAATTTAACGAGACGTTGAGCTCTCTGCGGCCGGAGTTTGgtgataagtataaaataaa ATTAAGTTCAGCTGGTCTAGTTTATGCATATTACGGTGAGGATGTCATCCAAACCATTGCTCCTAAGGAAGTCCCCCTACAATCGGAAGATTTAAGAATCATTTACAAAAAAGTATATGAAAACTTCATTGAAGAAATAGATGCTATTGATAATGGAGTACCTATGACCAGTGAAGAGCCAAAATACAAGATAAGAACACATTTAAGTGCAAGGGTGGGTCGCTTAAATCCAGAATGGAACTCTAGTGCCACAGTGGACCTAGATGAAGTGTTCAAGAAAGCTATGAAACTTGTTAGCGAAGAGTTTCTTTACACCACCAACTATTTTATATCAGTTTGGCTGCCCGCTAGGGACTATGTCAAGTCCGCAATAGAATCTAGATTTGAGGTTCACAAGTCTGGCCAGATATTGGAGTATACAGAGAG GTTCCCTTGGAAAGAGCACTTGTTTGACCTTGAGACTGAGATGGGGCTGGGCCACGAGATCAAGTATGTGCTGTTCAACGACAAGCCTAATTCATGGAGGGTGCAGGCTGTGCCTCAGAACCCTACCAGCTTTCTTACCAG GAAACCTCTCCATAAAGACTGGTGGGGCGTCCGCGACGAATTACTCAGCGACGTGGCCGCCATACCAGACTGCATATTCTGCCACAGCACCGGCTTTATTGGCGGGAACGCCACAAGAGAGGGAGCGCTTAAGATGGCCATTGCAAGCTTAGAAGCTTAA